The following proteins are co-located in the Vigna angularis cultivar LongXiaoDou No.4 chromosome 2, ASM1680809v1, whole genome shotgun sequence genome:
- the LOC128195626 gene encoding elongation factor 1-gamma-like has translation MNPLGKFPVLETPDGPVFESNAIARYVARLNGDNALYLSTPIDNARIDQWIDFSTLEIDSNILKLYLPRFGYAPYLPPAEEAANSALKRAFGALNTHLASNTYLVGDSVTLADIITTCNLYLGFTEILVKSFTSEFPHVERYFWTLVNQPNFRKILGQVKQTDVVPPVQSAKKPAQPKESKPKPKDEPKKVAKPEPEKPKDEAEEEAPKPKPKNPLDLLPPSKMILDEWKRLYSNTKTNFREVAIKGFWDMYDPEGYSLWFCDYKYNDENTVSFVTLNKVGGFLQRMDLARKYAFGKMLVIGSQAPFKVKGLWLFRGQEIPQFVIDECYDMELYEWTKVDISDETQKERVNQMIEDYEPFEGEPLLDAKCFK, from the coding sequence ATGAATCCTCTTGGAAAGTTTCCTGTGTTGGAAACACCCGATGGTCCAGTCTTCGAAAGCAATGCTATTGCTCGTTACGTTGCTCGGCTCAATGGTGACAACGCATTGTACCTGTCTACTCCCATTGATAATGCCCGCATCGACCAGTGGATTGATTTTTCAACTTTGGAGATTGATTCTAATATTCTCAAATTGTACCTACCAAGGTTTGGATACGCTCCATACCTTCCACCGGCCGAGGAGGCTGCAAATTCTGCGTTGAAGAGAGCATTCGGGGCCTTGAACACTCACCTTGCATCCAATACGTACCTGGTTGGTGATTCCGTCACCCTTGCTGACATCATAACGACATGCAACCTGTATTTGGGTTTCACCGAGATCTTAGTTAAGAGCTTCACTTCGGAGTTCCCTCATGTTGAGAGATACTTTTGGACCTTGGTCAACCAGCCCAATTTCCGCAAGATATTAGGTCAGGTTAAGCAAACCGACGTTGTTCCACCTGTTCAATCTGCGAAGAAGCCTGCCCAGCCTAAGGAGTCGAAACCCAAACCTAAGGATGAGCCGAAGAAAGTGGCTAAGCCAGAGCCAGAGAAGCCCAAAGATGAGGCAGAAGAGGAGGCAcccaagcccaagcccaaaaatccCCTTGATCTTCTTCCTCCAAGCAAGATGATATTGGATGAGTGGAAAAGACTCTACTCAAACACCAAGACCAACTTCCGCGAGGTTGCAATCAAAGGATTTTGGGACATGTATGATCCAGAGGGTTATTCTCTCTGGTTCTGTGATTACAAATACAACGACGAGAACACTGTTTCCTTTGTGACATTAAACAAGGTTGGTGGTTTTCTTCAGCGGATGGATCTGGCTCGCAAGTATGCTTTTGGAAAGATGCTTGTAATTGGATCACAGGCACCATTTAAGGTGAAGGGGTTGTGGCTTTTCCGCGGGCAAGAGATTCCACAATTTGTGATTGACGAGTGTTATGATATGGAGCTGTACGAGTGGACCAAGGTTGACATCTCTGACGAAACTCAGAAAGAGCGGGTAAATCAGATGATTGAGGATTATGAACCATTTGAGGGAGAGCCTCTTCTGGATGCTAAGTGCTTCAAGTGA